A single region of the Pyxidicoccus trucidator genome encodes:
- a CDS encoding PAS domain-containing protein: MLEPDSPSVNKEEPGGARTLRAADFLRAHRPALLADWEQGMHALHADRAERHSWLMDHMPELLLALAEVIEHGPEGLGTALWDEHAVIRLDQGFDLGEVAAEYALLRKCILRRLEAESRLLAPGELERLEEALDRVVTRTMTCFSQARQRILQALDRMTQATLDNPPVDTLLVRLLTVLMESALAVDSAAMMMVEGERLVVRAAVGLGADTALGSSLRRDEGFMGQVATTRKPLALRSATTDPRVMLPSLKEPGLRAIYGVPMLEDERLLGVAYMGSRTAFIFSDPDTLLFRSIAQRATAYLVQARLQADERAARVEAQRSLAQLDALLSATPMGIAFLDRELNYLRVNQAMADINATPADGHVGRPFRELHLKEVVDAVEPMLHRALETGEPVRSFEFSLPPSAPRGGGRSWQASFYPVRTPLGEVLGLGATVVDITEHKQAEATLQRAVDFREQLLAVLGHDLRNPLNAISASAFQLARSEELGPPERRAVDRIRKATARMGRMINDILDFARSRLGGGIPVERQHMNLAEVCQAALEELQVSHPERQLVFECSGDTWGDWDPDRVSQVLGNLVANAIQHGQEGMPVRTLVRGEPDEVVLEVHNHGDPISPELMVRIFDPFKTHPGLQDPAKKKRSLGLGLYIVSQIAGVHGGHVEVRSTASEGTTFLVHWPRRLPPA, encoded by the coding sequence ATGCTGGAGCCGGATTCACCCTCCGTGAATAAAGAAGAGCCCGGTGGGGCGAGGACGCTCCGGGCCGCGGACTTCCTGCGTGCGCACCGCCCTGCGCTGCTGGCGGACTGGGAGCAGGGCATGCACGCGCTCCACGCGGACCGCGCGGAGCGGCACTCGTGGTTGATGGACCACATGCCGGAGCTGCTGCTCGCGCTGGCGGAGGTCATCGAGCATGGCCCCGAGGGGCTCGGCACCGCGCTCTGGGACGAGCACGCCGTGATTCGGCTGGACCAGGGTTTTGACCTGGGCGAGGTGGCGGCCGAGTACGCGCTCCTGCGCAAGTGCATCCTCCGCCGGCTGGAGGCCGAGTCGCGCCTGCTGGCGCCGGGCGAGCTGGAGCGGCTGGAAGAGGCGCTGGACCGCGTCGTCACCCGGACGATGACGTGCTTCTCGCAGGCCCGTCAGCGCATCCTCCAGGCGCTGGACCGCATGACGCAGGCCACGCTGGACAACCCTCCCGTGGACACGCTCCTGGTGCGGCTGCTCACCGTGCTGATGGAGTCCGCGCTCGCGGTGGACTCGGCGGCGATGATGATGGTGGAGGGCGAGCGGCTGGTGGTGCGCGCCGCGGTGGGGCTGGGGGCGGACACGGCCCTCGGCAGCTCCCTGCGGAGGGACGAGGGCTTCATGGGTCAGGTGGCCACCACCCGCAAGCCGCTGGCGCTGCGCTCGGCCACCACGGACCCGCGCGTGATGCTGCCCTCGCTCAAGGAGCCGGGGCTGCGCGCCATCTACGGCGTGCCCATGCTGGAGGACGAGCGGCTGCTGGGCGTGGCGTACATGGGCTCGCGCACCGCCTTCATCTTCTCCGACCCGGACACGCTGCTGTTCCGCAGCATCGCCCAGCGGGCCACCGCGTACCTCGTCCAGGCGCGGCTCCAGGCGGATGAGCGCGCCGCGCGCGTGGAGGCCCAGCGCTCCCTGGCCCAGTTGGACGCGCTGCTGTCCGCCACGCCCATGGGCATCGCCTTCCTGGACCGGGAGCTGAACTACCTGCGCGTCAACCAGGCCATGGCGGACATCAACGCCACCCCGGCGGACGGGCACGTGGGCCGCCCCTTCCGCGAGCTCCACCTGAAGGAGGTGGTGGACGCGGTGGAGCCCATGCTCCACCGCGCCCTGGAGACAGGCGAGCCCGTGCGCTCGTTCGAGTTCAGCCTGCCCCCTTCCGCGCCCCGGGGTGGAGGCCGCTCGTGGCAGGCCAGCTTCTATCCGGTGCGCACCCCCCTGGGCGAGGTGCTGGGCCTGGGCGCCACCGTGGTGGACATCACCGAGCACAAGCAGGCCGAGGCCACGCTCCAGCGGGCAGTGGACTTCCGCGAGCAGCTGCTCGCCGTGCTGGGACACGATTTGCGCAACCCGCTCAACGCCATCAGCGCCTCGGCCTTCCAGCTGGCGCGCTCGGAGGAATTGGGGCCGCCGGAGCGGCGCGCCGTGGACCGCATCCGCAAGGCCACCGCGCGCATGGGGCGGATGATCAACGACATCCTCGACTTCGCGCGCAGCCGGCTGGGCGGAGGAATTCCCGTGGAGCGCCAGCACATGAACCTGGCCGAGGTGTGCCAGGCGGCGCTGGAGGAGCTGCAGGTCAGCCACCCGGAGCGACAGCTGGTGTTCGAGTGCAGCGGGGACACGTGGGGAGACTGGGACCCGGACCGCGTGTCCCAGGTGCTGGGCAACCTGGTGGCCAACGCGATTCAGCACGGCCAGGAAGGCATGCCGGTGCGCACCCTCGTGCGCGGCGAGCCCGACGAGGTGGTGCTGGAGGTCCACAACCACGGCGACCCCATCTCCCCCGAGCTGATGGTGCGCATCTTCGACCCCTTCAAGACGCACCCCGGCCTTCAGGACCCCGCGAAGAAGAAGCGCAGCCTGGGGCTGGGGCTCTACATCGTCAGCCAGATTGCCGGGGTGCACGGAGGCCACGTGGAAGTCCGCTCCACGGCCAGCGAGGGCACCACCTTCCTCGTGCACTGGCCACGCAGGCTCCCGCCCGCGTGA
- a CDS encoding DUF2203 domain-containing protein, whose product MRYFSVEEANGLVPLLTRTFERVRPWVERAQQLADTLSSRESTSDVHLDTLREERDVLLERIREELLQLQEMGLEIKGADGLVDFRAHRGDDPVYLCWRFGEPAVTHWHELQEGFAGRRPIDSPDDFAPTYLS is encoded by the coding sequence ATGCGCTACTTCAGCGTGGAAGAAGCCAACGGGCTGGTGCCGCTGCTGACCCGCACCTTCGAGCGCGTCCGCCCATGGGTGGAGCGGGCGCAGCAGCTCGCCGACACGCTGAGCTCGCGGGAGAGCACCAGCGACGTCCACCTGGACACGCTGCGCGAGGAGCGGGACGTCCTGCTGGAGCGCATCCGCGAAGAGCTGCTCCAGCTCCAGGAGATGGGCCTGGAAATCAAGGGCGCGGACGGGCTGGTGGACTTCCGCGCGCACCGGGGGGACGACCCGGTGTACCTCTGCTGGCGCTTCGGCGAGCCGGCCGTCACGCACTGGCACGAGCTGCAGGAGGGCTTCGCGGGACGGCGCCCCATCGACAGCCCGGACGACTTCGCGCCCACCTACCTCAGCTGA
- a CDS encoding helix-turn-helix domain-containing protein, which yields MQHTMAPTASTFSLSRFIEDVRDVVPVAGRASHERLPDGRTILVFRVLEEGRKGDVCVSGPRTRALFKNATGFARAVVLQFKPGWSAPLLGVAASALTDRIIPLEDLWGRSGGDLCHELLAARSLPEMLDRISHAVALRTRQTFDPASARLSRRAVRLLEGDEVRVESVAKQLGVTARHLRRAFTESVGIGPKDFARAVRLQRAVGMAAASKDWGHIAASAGYYDQAHLIANFRELVGLTPGAFLKRAGK from the coding sequence ATGCAGCACACGATGGCCCCTACCGCCTCGACGTTCTCGCTCTCCCGCTTCATCGAGGATGTTCGCGATGTCGTGCCAGTCGCTGGACGCGCAAGTCATGAACGGCTGCCCGACGGAAGAACGATCCTTGTCTTTCGAGTGCTTGAGGAGGGGCGCAAAGGGGATGTGTGCGTCTCGGGCCCGCGAACGCGGGCGCTGTTCAAGAACGCAACCGGCTTCGCGCGGGCGGTCGTCCTTCAGTTCAAGCCAGGCTGGTCCGCGCCGCTCCTGGGCGTGGCAGCGAGTGCGCTGACGGACCGGATCATCCCGCTGGAGGACCTCTGGGGCCGTTCGGGCGGCGACCTCTGCCACGAGCTCCTCGCGGCGCGAAGCCTGCCGGAGATGCTTGACCGAATCTCCCATGCGGTCGCTCTTCGGACCCGCCAGACCTTCGACCCGGCATCGGCACGGCTCTCTCGCCGCGCGGTCCGCTTGCTCGAAGGAGACGAGGTTCGGGTGGAGAGCGTGGCGAAGCAGCTTGGCGTTACGGCGCGGCATCTTCGCCGCGCCTTCACGGAGAGTGTCGGCATCGGGCCGAAGGATTTCGCGCGGGCCGTTCGCCTGCAGCGTGCCGTGGGGATGGCGGCGGCCTCGAAGGACTGGGGACACATCGCCGCATCCGCGGGCTATTACGACCAGGCGCACCTCATTGCCAACTTCCGGGAGCTCGTCGGGCTCACCCCGGGCGCCTTCCTCAAGCGTGCAGGCAAGTAG
- a CDS encoding NmrA/HSCARG family protein: MPMAFFRSVLVTGATGRQGGAVARQLLSRGHRVTAFVRDAGAPAAVELRSLGAELAVGNFDDVDSIVRAAQGMDAIYAMATPFEAGVNTEIRQGLNLADAARLAGVRHYVYSSVAGADRMTGIPHFDSKHRVELHVRRSGLPYTILGPTFFMENFTSPMFEEGLKAGVLAMGLPPTRGLQMVALDDLAAFTVRVLEEPDRFIEERIDVASDEVTGQQAAGLLSMVSGHRIHYEQLPLDFIAKRSEDLAAMYEWLDRVGYHADILTLRHHFREIRWHTFEDWARGQDWSALTSPAWPHAAAEPTPPATH, encoded by the coding sequence ATGCCCATGGCTTTCTTCCGCTCCGTGCTCGTCACTGGCGCCACCGGCCGGCAGGGCGGCGCCGTGGCCCGTCAGCTGCTGTCACGGGGCCATCGCGTCACCGCCTTCGTCCGCGACGCGGGCGCGCCCGCCGCCGTGGAGCTCCGCTCGCTGGGGGCCGAGCTGGCGGTGGGAAACTTCGACGACGTGGACTCCATCGTCCGGGCCGCGCAGGGAATGGACGCCATATACGCCATGGCCACCCCCTTCGAGGCGGGGGTGAACACGGAGATACGCCAGGGCCTGAACCTGGCGGACGCGGCGCGGCTGGCGGGGGTGCGTCACTACGTCTACTCGTCGGTGGCCGGTGCGGACCGGATGACGGGCATTCCCCACTTCGACAGCAAGCACCGGGTGGAGCTGCATGTGCGGCGCAGCGGCCTGCCCTACACGATTCTGGGGCCCACCTTCTTCATGGAGAACTTCACCAGCCCCATGTTCGAAGAGGGGCTGAAGGCGGGGGTGCTCGCCATGGGCCTGCCGCCCACGCGCGGCCTGCAGATGGTGGCGCTGGACGACCTGGCCGCCTTCACCGTGCGCGTGCTGGAGGAGCCGGACCGCTTCATCGAGGAGCGCATCGACGTGGCGTCGGATGAGGTGACGGGCCAGCAGGCCGCGGGGCTGCTCTCCATGGTGAGCGGCCACCGCATCCACTACGAGCAGCTCCCGCTGGACTTCATCGCGAAGCGCAGCGAGGACCTGGCGGCCATGTACGAGTGGCTGGACAGGGTCGGCTACCACGCGGACATCCTCACCCTGCGGCACCACTTCCGGGAGATTCGCTGGCATACCTTCGAGGACTGGGCACGCGGCCAGGACTGGAGCGCGCTCACCTCGCCCGCCTGGCCCCACGCGGCCGCGGAGCCCACGCCGCCAGCCACCCACTGA
- a CDS encoding MFS transporter: MRATWNALLARIGLTRPELRAWAWYDWANSAYVTTVIAVVFPLYYASVVSDGLPREVATSRYATATAVALGTVALVSPVLGALSDRAGRIKQLLGLFLGLGVLCTVGLATVGRGDWAWGLVLFGLGNVGVAGSIVFYDALLRHVARDDELDRVSTAGYALGYLGGGLLLAAQLVMLLQPRWFGLADAAAASRVAFLSVAVWWAGFSLPLFLRIPEPKPMNNGRDRRVSLRGTFTQLAETLRGLRQHRQALLLLLAYLLYSDGIGTIIRLSTLYGTELGIGRGALIGALLLTQTVGVPCAVLFGKGAARVGAKPALMLALAVYVGVTFLGYFMTSAAHFFALALLVGMVQGGSQALSRSLFAQMVPRDRAAEFFGLFSVFEKVTAVAGPLVFAATVELTGSSRQGVLSLLVFFGAGAAVLWRVDVEAGRRAAREAEARAGWSEAPLAAGAPPGVS; the protein is encoded by the coding sequence ATGAGGGCCACGTGGAACGCCTTGCTGGCGCGCATCGGCCTCACCCGGCCGGAGCTGCGCGCGTGGGCGTGGTACGACTGGGCCAACTCCGCCTACGTCACCACCGTCATCGCCGTGGTGTTCCCGCTCTACTACGCGTCCGTGGTGTCGGACGGGCTGCCGCGAGAGGTGGCCACCAGCCGCTACGCCACCGCCACCGCCGTGGCGCTGGGCACGGTGGCGCTGGTGTCGCCGGTGCTGGGCGCGCTGAGCGACAGGGCGGGGCGCATCAAGCAGCTGCTGGGCCTCTTCCTGGGGCTGGGCGTGCTGTGCACGGTGGGGCTGGCCACGGTGGGCCGCGGCGACTGGGCCTGGGGGCTGGTGCTCTTCGGCCTGGGCAACGTGGGCGTCGCGGGGAGCATCGTCTTCTACGACGCGCTGCTGCGGCACGTCGCCCGGGACGACGAGCTGGACCGGGTGTCCACCGCCGGCTACGCGCTGGGATACCTGGGCGGAGGGCTGCTGCTGGCCGCGCAATTGGTGATGCTGCTCCAGCCGCGCTGGTTCGGGCTGGCGGACGCGGCCGCGGCGTCGCGCGTGGCGTTCCTGTCCGTGGCGGTGTGGTGGGCGGGCTTCTCGCTGCCGCTGTTCCTGCGGATTCCAGAGCCGAAGCCGATGAACAACGGCCGGGACAGGCGCGTGTCCCTGCGCGGCACCTTCACGCAATTGGCGGAGACGCTGCGCGGGCTGCGCCAGCACCGGCAGGCGCTGCTGCTACTGCTGGCGTACCTCCTTTATAGCGACGGCATCGGCACCATCATCCGGCTGTCCACGCTGTACGGGACGGAGCTGGGCATCGGCCGCGGGGCGCTGATTGGGGCGCTGCTGCTGACGCAGACAGTGGGCGTGCCATGCGCGGTGCTGTTCGGCAAGGGCGCGGCGCGGGTGGGCGCGAAGCCGGCGCTGATGCTCGCGCTGGCGGTGTACGTGGGGGTGACGTTCCTCGGCTACTTCATGACGTCGGCGGCGCACTTCTTCGCGCTCGCGCTGCTGGTGGGCATGGTGCAGGGCGGAAGCCAGGCCTTGAGCCGCTCGCTGTTCGCGCAGATGGTGCCGCGTGACAGGGCCGCGGAGTTCTTCGGCCTCTTCAGCGTCTTCGAGAAGGTGACGGCGGTGGCGGGCCCGCTCGTGTTCGCCGCCACGGTGGAGCTGACGGGCTCCAGCCGGCAGGGGGTGCTGTCGCTGCTGGTCTTCTTCGGTGCGGGCGCGGCGGTGCTGTGGCGCGTGGACGTGGAGGCGGGCCGGCGCGCGGCGCGCGAGGCGGAGGCGCGCGCGGGCTGGAGCGAGGCGCCGCTGGCGGCCGGCGCCCCGCCGGGCGTGTCCTGA
- a CDS encoding endonuclease V, whose product MLACLDVDYRPDVTVAVCVLFREWTHGTEASHLIDRGPPAAPYEPGQFYRRELPHLLRVLAGVQEPLEAIVVDGYVWLGEDKPGLGAHLYEALNRTVPVIGVAKTAYHSTGPAVLVLRGQSLRPLFVTAVGIDPATAADCVRRMHGHSRIPTLLNRVDRLSRES is encoded by the coding sequence ATGCTCGCCTGCCTGGATGTGGACTACCGACCCGACGTCACCGTGGCCGTGTGTGTCCTCTTCCGCGAATGGACGCACGGCACGGAGGCGTCACACCTCATCGACCGGGGCCCTCCGGCCGCGCCCTACGAGCCCGGCCAGTTCTACCGCCGGGAGCTGCCCCACCTGCTGCGCGTGCTCGCCGGTGTGCAGGAGCCGCTGGAGGCCATCGTCGTGGACGGCTACGTGTGGCTCGGCGAGGACAAGCCCGGCCTGGGTGCGCATCTGTACGAGGCGCTCAACCGCACCGTGCCCGTCATCGGCGTGGCGAAGACGGCGTACCACTCCACCGGCCCCGCCGTGCTCGTGCTGCGAGGCCAGAGCCTGCGTCCCCTCTTCGTCACCGCCGTCGGTATCGACCCCGCCACCGCCGCGGACTGCGTCCGTCGCATGCACGGGCACTCGCGCATCCCCACCCTGCTGAACCGCGTGGACCGACTGTCCCGTGAGTCCTGA
- a CDS encoding glycoside hydrolase family 15 protein — protein sequence MERSPADAPDRTTFRQRLEDTLTFWRTWIARCAYTGEHERAVRRSALTLKALTYAPTGALIAAPTTSLPEEPGGVRNWDYRFTWLRDASLTLISLLVLGYREEADAFRHWLRRTSAGRAADIQIMYGIQGHRLLPEVELAHLEGHGGARPVRVGNGAVKQLQLDVPGEVLEAVWLYARAGGPLSETNWAFLSGLVEEVCQRWRLPDQGLWEIRDAPRHFVHSKLLCWVALDRALRLARARGLPAPLSRWARERAALRRYLLECAEAGWFPQARGSGAADASTLLVPALGFLPVAHPLVRRTVGVVRERLESHGLLYRYLAPDGLEGGEGTFLLCSFWLVDVLAHAGQRDEAEAVLARLLGLANDVGLYAEEAVPETGEALGNFPQAFTHMALVSSCAQLSAVYSTARRPPPGAAYDFASFALEPLLTRRRGRVDRVPGSTAPFGLLGLMQDAAAPE from the coding sequence GTGGAGCGCTCGCCCGCGGACGCGCCGGACCGGACCACCTTCCGCCAGCGACTGGAGGACACGCTCACCTTCTGGCGCACGTGGATTGCCCGCTGCGCGTACACCGGCGAGCACGAGCGCGCGGTGCGGCGCTCGGCGCTCACGCTCAAGGCGCTCACCTATGCCCCCACCGGCGCGCTCATCGCCGCGCCCACCACGTCGCTGCCCGAGGAGCCCGGAGGCGTGCGCAACTGGGACTACCGCTTCACCTGGCTGCGCGACGCGTCCCTCACGCTCATCTCCCTGCTGGTGCTGGGCTACCGCGAAGAGGCGGACGCGTTCCGCCACTGGCTGCGGCGCACCAGCGCGGGGCGCGCGGCGGACATCCAAATCATGTACGGCATCCAGGGCCACCGCCTGCTGCCCGAGGTGGAGCTGGCGCACCTGGAGGGGCATGGGGGCGCGCGGCCGGTGCGCGTGGGCAATGGCGCGGTGAAGCAGCTCCAACTCGACGTGCCCGGCGAGGTGCTGGAGGCCGTGTGGCTGTACGCCCGCGCGGGCGGGCCGCTGTCGGAGACGAACTGGGCCTTCCTGTCCGGGCTGGTGGAGGAGGTGTGCCAGCGGTGGCGCCTGCCGGACCAGGGGCTGTGGGAGATTCGCGACGCGCCCCGGCACTTCGTCCACTCCAAGCTGCTGTGCTGGGTGGCCCTGGACAGGGCGCTGCGGCTGGCGCGCGCGCGCGGGCTGCCGGCGCCGCTGTCCCGCTGGGCCCGGGAGCGCGCGGCCCTGCGGCGATATCTCCTGGAGTGCGCGGAGGCGGGCTGGTTCCCCCAGGCCCGGGGCTCGGGGGCGGCGGATGCGTCCACGCTGCTGGTGCCGGCCCTGGGCTTCCTGCCGGTGGCGCACCCGCTGGTGCGGCGCACGGTGGGCGTGGTGCGCGAGCGGCTGGAGTCCCACGGGCTCTTGTACCGCTACCTCGCGCCGGACGGGCTCGAGGGAGGGGAGGGGACGTTCCTGCTGTGCTCGTTCTGGCTGGTGGACGTGCTGGCCCATGCGGGCCAGCGGGACGAGGCGGAGGCGGTGCTGGCGCGGCTCCTGGGGCTGGCCAACGACGTGGGGCTGTACGCGGAGGAGGCCGTGCCCGAGACAGGGGAGGCGCTGGGCAACTTCCCCCAGGCCTTCACGCACATGGCCCTGGTGTCCTCGTGTGCCCAGCTCTCCGCCGTGTACTCCACGGCGCGGCGGCCACCGCCCGGAGCGGCGTATGACTTCGCGAGCTTCGCGCTGGAGCCATTGCTGACGCGCCGGCGCGGGCGGGTGGACCGGGTGCCCGGGTCGACGGCTCCCTTCGGCCTGCTCGGGCTCATGCAGGACGCGGCGGCGCCGGAGTGA
- a CDS encoding ornithine cyclodeaminase family protein, producing MRTLLLNRSDVSRNLQALTLLEDMREAFRTDALARTVAPQRARVPLHAEGTALVLFPGSLPGIPAYTVKVHAKFPGQTPAIQGVVQLHDLATGGLLAIMDSGHLTAVRTGVAGALAADVLARPDASRVALIGAGRQAVLQLKSLRLVRSLSHVRVYDTEPERALAFATRMYQELSLPVRMEESVADAVADADIVVTATWSREPFLHPGMVRPGTHVITLGADEPGKAEVSAELLKQSLFVVDHRGLAVSSGAAGGVGLGEDAIHAELGEVIAGLKPGRTSPEQVTVFGAVGLPFQDLAAAWHVYQAAQGDDAVQGLDFSA from the coding sequence ATGCGCACCCTTCTGCTGAACCGCTCCGATGTGTCCCGCAACCTCCAGGCGCTCACCCTGCTGGAGGACATGCGAGAGGCCTTCCGCACCGATGCCCTGGCTCGCACGGTGGCCCCGCAGCGCGCTCGCGTGCCCCTGCATGCCGAGGGCACCGCGCTGGTGCTCTTTCCCGGCAGCCTGCCCGGCATCCCCGCCTACACGGTGAAGGTGCATGCGAAGTTCCCCGGGCAGACGCCGGCGATTCAGGGCGTGGTGCAGCTGCACGACCTGGCCACGGGAGGGCTGCTGGCCATCATGGACTCCGGCCACCTGACGGCGGTGCGCACGGGGGTGGCGGGGGCGCTGGCGGCGGACGTGCTGGCGCGGCCGGACGCGAGCCGGGTGGCGCTCATCGGCGCGGGGCGGCAGGCGGTGCTGCAGCTCAAGTCCCTGCGGCTGGTGCGCTCGCTGTCCCACGTGCGCGTCTACGACACGGAGCCGGAGCGCGCGCTCGCCTTCGCGACGCGCATGTACCAGGAGTTGAGCCTGCCGGTGCGCATGGAGGAGTCGGTGGCGGACGCGGTGGCGGACGCGGACATCGTCGTGACGGCCACGTGGAGCCGCGAGCCCTTCCTGCACCCGGGCATGGTGCGGCCGGGCACGCACGTCATCACCCTGGGCGCGGACGAGCCGGGCAAGGCGGAGGTGTCCGCGGAGCTGCTCAAGCAGTCCCTCTTCGTCGTGGACCACCGGGGGCTGGCCGTCAGCAGCGGCGCGGCGGGCGGCGTGGGGCTGGGCGAGGACGCCATCCACGCCGAGCTGGGGGAGGTCATCGCCGGCCTGAAGCCGGGGCGCACGTCGCCGGAGCAGGTGACGGTGTTCGGCGCGGTGGGGCTGCCGTTCCAGGACCTGGCGGCCGCGTGGCACGTGTACCAGGCGGCGCAGGGTGACGACGCGGTGCAGGGCCTGGACTTCAGCGCATGA
- a CDS encoding alpha/beta hydrolase family protein, with protein MSEPTPAASIPSAPTPVLSISPVVLPAPGRPVELQVRVSAPVTGGNLPIILLSHGHGRSNHLSSLNGYAPLANSLAAHGFVVIQPTHLDSKTLTLTSDVPDAPLYWRSRAEDMTRILDQLDAIERAFAALAGRLDRSRVAVIGHSMGGHTASLLLGARHKDLHDGTEVNLTEPRIKAGVLLAAPGRGETLSKFAAENYAFFSTIDFSRMTTPALVVAGDKDDSAYLTVAGAAWHADPYLLAPSPKSLVTLFDAGHGLGGVSGYDVAETTDENPERVAAVQRLIWAYLRTRFYPGDSAWPEAQRALTGAAKPLGRVESK; from the coding sequence ATGAGCGAACCGACTCCCGCGGCCAGCATCCCCAGCGCTCCCACGCCGGTCCTCTCGATCAGCCCCGTCGTACTGCCAGCTCCCGGCCGTCCCGTCGAGCTCCAGGTGCGGGTCTCCGCGCCCGTGACCGGAGGCAACCTGCCCATCATTCTGCTCTCGCACGGCCACGGCCGCTCCAACCACCTCTCCTCGTTGAATGGCTACGCCCCGCTCGCCAACTCCCTGGCAGCTCACGGCTTCGTCGTCATCCAGCCCACCCACCTCGACTCGAAAACGCTCACCCTCACCTCGGATGTCCCCGATGCGCCTCTGTACTGGCGCTCGCGGGCCGAGGACATGACGCGCATCCTCGACCAGCTCGACGCCATCGAGCGCGCCTTCGCCGCGCTCGCCGGGCGCTTGGACCGAAGCCGGGTGGCCGTCATCGGGCACTCGATGGGCGGGCACACCGCGAGCCTGCTGCTTGGCGCGCGGCACAAGGACCTCCACGACGGAACGGAAGTGAACCTCACCGAGCCCCGGATCAAAGCGGGCGTGCTGCTCGCCGCGCCGGGCAGAGGCGAGACCCTCAGCAAGTTCGCAGCGGAGAACTACGCCTTCTTCTCGACCATCGACTTCTCCAGGATGACGACGCCCGCGCTCGTGGTCGCCGGCGACAAGGACGACTCTGCCTACCTGACGGTCGCGGGCGCCGCCTGGCACGCCGACCCCTACTTGCTCGCCCCAAGCCCCAAGTCCCTCGTCACCCTGTTCGATGCAGGGCACGGGCTCGGCGGAGTCTCGGGATATGACGTCGCCGAGACCACGGACGAGAACCCCGAGCGAGTGGCTGCCGTCCAGCGTCTCATCTGGGCCTACCTCCGCACCCGGTTCTACCCCGGAGACTCCGCCTGGCCGGAGGCGCAGAGGGCGCTGACGGGCGCAGCCAAGCCGCTCGGACGGGTCGAGTCCAAGTAG
- a CDS encoding alkaline phosphatase PhoX: MQRRHFLRLTALGGGTLALGSLGFWRNVYATAPQPGPGPYGPLANAPDANGLLLAPGFTSRVIARSGDVVPGTRYAWHMAPDGGACFTMPDGGWVYASNSEASPNGGVSSVRFGPDGEVTDAYRILSGTDVNCAGGLTPWGTWLSCEEHSRGLVWECDPSRAGQGVARPAMGAFTHEAVAADPLGQRLYLTEDTQSGRFYRFTPAKWPSLETGTLEAARVLGDIHQGAKVEWVPVSPEAPASAQPAAKETTVFRGGEGCWYDDGVVYFTTKRDNRVWALTLLTHRLEVLYEAARYPGSPLAGVDNVTVSRARELFVCEDGDDMQVCLLTPERKVSPFLQVVGHSRSELAGAAFSPDGRRLYISSQRGTDGRGITYEVTGPFRTQAA, encoded by the coding sequence ATGCAACGCCGTCACTTCCTGCGCCTCACCGCCCTCGGAGGCGGCACGCTCGCCCTGGGCAGCCTCGGCTTCTGGCGGAACGTCTACGCCACGGCCCCCCAGCCGGGCCCCGGCCCCTACGGCCCGCTGGCGAACGCTCCGGATGCCAATGGCCTGCTCCTGGCCCCGGGCTTCACCTCGCGCGTCATCGCCCGCAGCGGGGACGTGGTGCCGGGCACGCGTTACGCGTGGCACATGGCTCCGGATGGCGGCGCCTGCTTCACCATGCCGGATGGCGGCTGGGTGTACGCGTCCAACAGCGAGGCGTCGCCGAACGGCGGCGTGTCCTCGGTGCGCTTCGGGCCGGATGGCGAGGTGACGGACGCGTACCGCATCCTCTCGGGCACGGACGTCAACTGCGCCGGCGGCCTCACTCCCTGGGGCACGTGGCTGTCCTGCGAGGAGCACTCCCGGGGCCTTGTCTGGGAATGCGACCCGTCCCGCGCGGGCCAGGGCGTGGCGAGGCCCGCGATGGGCGCCTTCACCCACGAGGCCGTGGCGGCGGACCCGCTGGGCCAGCGCCTGTACCTCACCGAGGACACGCAGAGCGGACGCTTCTACCGCTTCACCCCGGCGAAGTGGCCCTCGCTGGAGACGGGCACGCTGGAGGCCGCGCGCGTCCTGGGAGACATCCACCAGGGCGCGAAGGTGGAGTGGGTGCCCGTGTCGCCCGAGGCCCCCGCCTCCGCGCAACCGGCCGCGAAGGAGACGACGGTGTTCCGCGGCGGCGAGGGCTGCTGGTACGACGACGGGGTCGTCTACTTCACCACCAAGCGGGACAACCGCGTCTGGGCGCTCACGCTGCTCACCCACCGGCTGGAGGTGCTCTACGAGGCGGCGCGCTACCCCGGCTCGCCGCTGGCGGGCGTGGACAACGTCACCGTGTCGCGCGCCCGGGAGCTCTTCGTCTGCGAGGACGGGGACGACATGCAGGTCTGCCTCCTCACGCCGGAGCGGAAGGTGTCGCCCTTCCTCCAGGTGGTGGGGCACTCGCGCTCGGAGCTGGCCGGCGCGGCGTTCAGCCCGGATGGCCGGCGCCTCTACATCAGCTCCCAGCGCGGCACCGACGGACGGGGCATCACCTACGAGGTGACGGGCCCCTTCCGCACCCAGGCTGCCTGA